Proteins from one Cryptomeria japonica chromosome 4, Sugi_1.0, whole genome shotgun sequence genomic window:
- the LOC131027465 gene encoding transcription factor bHLH112 — MEDLKWSNVSSILPMSSVPELSAGNVEESCILEILQQFDFYSTLVQSNGIIPQHPLKQIEGQLNPSLVDNIVLTNSRSVIGWGNDLPQEIPASSSGTSDNQIMQTKPEIYQNDSLNHVVACQQQVDSTSCNDAVQFSYSYDVNQQCSESLDCVPTSCLQMDDGMSPTSTTEQDAIGNIKSRVLCDSIPPPKSTSNSMTCSLEKHVNSIDIFEGYHYQSVSQYSSEPMKSKAIKCNPKSKSKPKPKSKITTTSYKDNTHLRMNGNNFSTTSSCLVFDHVNPAGTEPDIEAIATMREMIYRAATFRPVNVGIEVSEKPKRKNLRISSDPQTVAARQRRERISDRIRILQRLVPGGTKLDTASMLDEAVNYLKFLQTQVKSLQSLASNNTEIDNMQISSIKGIHLAGGSLNSSFSLNTSMNSDLYHDSPL, encoded by the coding sequence ATGGAGGACTTGAAGTGGAGTAATGTATCATCTATTCTACCAATGTCATCTGTTCCTGAGCTGTCTGCTGGGAATGTTGAGGAGAGTTGCATTCTCGAGATCCTGCAGCAATTTGATTTTTACTCTACTCTAGTACAATCCAATGGCATTATTCCTCAACACCCACTTAAGCAAATAGAAGGGCAGCTAAATCCCAGCTTGGTAGATAACATTGTGCTTACAAACTCCAGATCTGTAATAGGTTGGGGTAATGATCTACCCCAAGAAATCCCAGCTTCTTCTTCTGGTACTTCTGATAATCAGATCATGCAGACCAAGCCTGAGATATATCAAAATGACAGTCTGAATCATGTTGTTGCATGTCAGCAGCAAGTTGATTCTACTTCCTGCAATGATGCAGTACAGTTCAGTTACAGTTATGATGTGAACCAGCAGTGCTCTGAATCTTTGGACTGTGTACCCACTTCCTGTTTACAAATGGACGATGGGATGTCACCGACTAGTACCACAGAGCAAGATGCCATTGGGAATATAAAATCGAGGGTATTGTGTGATTCAATCCCACCACCAAAAAGTACAAGCAATAGTATGACTTGTTCATTAGAAAAGCATGTTAATAGTATTGATATCTTTGAGGGTTACCATTATCAGTCAGTCTCCCAATACTCATCAGAACCCATGAAATCCAAGGCTATCAAGTGTAAtcccaaatccaaatccaaacccaAACCCAAATCCAAAATCACTACCACAAGTTATAAAGATAATACCCACCTCAGAATGAATGGTAATAATTTTTCCACAACATCTTCATGCCTTGTATTTGATCATGTAAATCCTGCAGGAACAGAACCTGATATAGAAGCCATTGCCACCATGAGAGAAATGATTTACAGGGCTGCAACTTTCAGGCCTGTTAATGTAGGAATAGaggtttcagaaaagcccaagcgCAAGAATCTGAGGATTTCGAGTGACCCACAGACAGTTGCAGCAcgtcagaggagggagaggatcagtGATAGGATCAGAATACTTCAAAGGCTTGTTCCAGGTGGAACTAAATTGGATACAGCTTCTATGCTTGATGAAGCAGTTAACTACCTCAAATTCCTCCAGACCCAGGTTAAATCTCTGCAATCCTTGGCTTCTAACAATACTGAGATTGATAACATGCAGATCAGCTCCATTAAGGGCATCCACTTAGCTGGAGGATCTCTTAACTCCTCcttctccttgaatacttctatgAATTCTGATCTTTATCATGATAGTCCGTTGTAA